The Candidatus Micropelagos thuwalensis genome has a window encoding:
- a CDS encoding outer membrane protein assembly factor BamD, whose product MLSRLFLLLIMFTLVACSSTNDEPEYVERSVEEIYNQAFDSLKERNFRRAALEFDEVERQHPYSIWARRAMLMSAYSYYQQNKYSDAVLTARRFLALHPGNKNAPYAYYLIAQSYYEQISDVSRDQKNTELAVQALRDVIRRYPETDYARDATLKLDLTYDHLAGKEMEVGRFYMKNQFYIAASKRFRNVLLKYQTTSHVEEALHRLTEIYLTLGIESEARSTAAVLGYNYPDSEWYKDSYRMLVDRDFSPEVEETSWFRKFWQSIF is encoded by the coding sequence ATGCTTTCACGTCTCTTTTTGCTTCTTATTATGTTCACACTGGTTGCTTGTTCATCTACCAATGATGAACCGGAATATGTTGAGCGGTCTGTTGAAGAGATTTACAATCAAGCATTCGACTCTCTCAAAGAGAGAAACTTCCGTCGGGCGGCACTGGAGTTTGACGAAGTAGAGCGTCAGCACCCATATTCCATATGGGCACGCAGGGCAATGCTGATGTCAGCCTATTCCTATTACCAGCAGAATAAATATTCTGACGCCGTGTTAACAGCACGTCGCTTCTTGGCACTTCATCCGGGTAATAAAAACGCTCCCTATGCCTATTATCTGATAGCCCAAAGCTATTATGAACAAATTTCAGACGTTTCGAGAGATCAGAAAAATACTGAACTTGCGGTTCAAGCGCTTAGAGATGTCATAAGGCGATATCCTGAAACTGATTATGCGCGTGATGCGACTTTGAAACTGGATTTAACCTATGACCATCTCGCAGGTAAGGAGATGGAGGTAGGGCGTTTCTATATGAAGAACCAGTTTTATATTGCCGCCTCTAAGCGATTTAGAAATGTCCTATTGAAATACCAGACCACTTCCCACGTAGAAGAGGCCTTACATCGTTTGACCGAGATATATCTGACACTGGGTATAGAGTCTGAAGCACGCTCTACAGCTGCCGTGCTTGGCTATAATTATCCTGATAGCGAGTGGTATAAAGACAGTTACCGCATGCTTGTAGACCGGGATTTTAGCCCCGAAGTAGAAGAAACCTCTTGGTTTAGAAAATTCTGGCAATCAATTTTCTAG
- the lpxC gene encoding UDP-3-O-acyl-N-acetylglucosamine deacetylase, producing the protein MAPPPVSVAQIHEQFDAVPFARLAAAEGRYQTTLLTSVSCEGTGLHSGADVKINMRPAPANTGIIFVRTDVENPEEAVIPALFGQVCQVTFCTTIGNQFGHSVGTIEHLMAALAGLGVDNAIIEIDGAEVPVLDGSSCEFVRLIESVGLQDLPELRRMLRITKPVRVEDGDKFCELMPDDESVYEAQIDFDNPVIGTQRGEFVLSGDNFRDQICNARTFGMLQDVQAMHAAGLALGGSLDNAVVIDGDRVLNDEGLRFSDEFIRHKILDAVGDLYLAGVRILGRYNAHKSGHALHYKLLSALFSNDDAFEIITPEDCDAVKVVAAE; encoded by the coding sequence ATGGCACCTCCACCCGTATCAGTCGCACAGATACATGAACAGTTTGATGCTGTACCGTTTGCGCGTCTTGCGGCAGCCGAGGGACGCTATCAGACAACTCTTCTTACCTCTGTTTCCTGCGAAGGAACTGGTCTACATTCTGGCGCTGATGTCAAAATCAACATGCGTCCTGCACCTGCGAATACCGGTATTATTTTTGTTAGAACTGATGTTGAAAACCCCGAAGAAGCTGTAATTCCAGCACTTTTTGGTCAGGTCTGTCAGGTCACTTTCTGCACAACTATCGGTAATCAATTCGGTCATTCTGTTGGTACAATCGAGCATTTAATGGCTGCTCTTGCAGGTTTAGGCGTTGATAATGCCATTATTGAAATAGATGGTGCCGAAGTTCCTGTTCTTGATGGTAGTTCTTGCGAATTTGTTAGGCTTATCGAAAGTGTCGGTCTTCAGGATTTACCTGAGTTAAGACGTATGCTTCGCATTACAAAGCCTGTGCGTGTCGAAGATGGTGATAAGTTCTGTGAGCTCATGCCTGATGATGAAAGTGTCTATGAAGCTCAAATTGATTTCGACAATCCTGTTATCGGCACTCAAAGGGGTGAGTTTGTTCTTTCTGGAGATAATTTCCGCGACCAAATTTGTAACGCGCGTACTTTCGGTATGCTCCAGGATGTTCAAGCCATGCACGCCGCAGGTCTAGCTCTTGGCGGCTCTCTGGACAATGCTGTTGTGATTGATGGTGACCGCGTTCTTAATGATGAGGGTCTTAGATTTTCTGATGAGTTTATCCGTCATAAAATTCTTGATGCTGTTGGCGATTTATATCTTGCCGGTGTTCGTATTCTTGGTCGCTATAATGCCCATAAGTCAGGTCACGCCTTACATTATAAGCTTCTCTCAGCTCTTTTTAGTAATGATGATGCTTTTGAAATTATTACCCCTGAAGATTGTGATGCAGTAAAGGTTGTTGCCGCTGAATAA
- the ftsZ gene encoding cell division protein FtsZ, whose product MSIQLTVPPKRELKPRITVIGVGGAGGNAVNNMITAGLEGVDFVVANTDAQALANSKADRRIQIGAQLTEGLGAGSDPEVGRAAAEEAMAEIVDQIQGAHMAFVTAGMGGGTGTGAAAVIARACREQGILTIGVVTKPFEFEGPRRMRSADTGINALSKEVDTLIIIPNQNLFRVANEQTGFVEAFAIADEVLHSGVASVTDLMTKPGLINLDFADVRMVMNEMGKAMMGTGEADGPNRALEAAEAAIANPLLEDDSMQGASGVLINITGGQDMTLYEVDEAANRIKREVATDANIIIGAIYDDALAGVIRVSVVATGIDADETVQRGPRVVPMERPEATVAPTPQETAITEDDVLVEDNDVEILEIDEASESMVEQMAEEEQETASVPTFLVPKPEEPRVTRHRKRSRGFLERVLGGRKNDEETSVLLNPNEEPVPSESQQTTASVQEAEPADAGIVNNADVSEPTDATDINNLFDSVVTHEGPNERMQEPLDNPVEIEVDDPVVPPEEAIPTPRETDQSGFQVTAEPTYAPEPPMVQTSMQPNMISGYEDAQLDIPAFLRRQD is encoded by the coding sequence ATGAGTATCCAACTGACTGTTCCTCCAAAAAGGGAACTTAAACCTCGCATTACCGTCATTGGTGTCGGTGGAGCAGGTGGTAACGCTGTAAATAATATGATTACAGCAGGTCTTGAGGGTGTTGATTTTGTTGTTGCTAATACCGACGCTCAGGCTCTCGCAAACAGTAAAGCAGACCGTCGCATTCAAATTGGCGCGCAACTTACTGAAGGTCTTGGCGCAGGATCTGACCCGGAAGTGGGGCGTGCTGCTGCTGAAGAAGCGATGGCAGAGATTGTCGACCAGATACAAGGTGCGCATATGGCGTTTGTGACTGCAGGCATGGGCGGTGGTACCGGAACAGGCGCTGCGGCTGTTATTGCCCGTGCATGTCGTGAGCAGGGTATCTTAACCATTGGTGTTGTTACCAAGCCATTTGAATTTGAAGGGCCGCGCCGAATGCGGTCTGCAGATACAGGTATTAACGCACTTTCAAAAGAAGTGGATACACTGATTATCATTCCAAACCAGAATCTTTTCCGGGTTGCCAATGAGCAAACGGGTTTTGTTGAAGCCTTTGCTATTGCTGATGAAGTGCTTCATTCAGGCGTTGCGAGTGTAACGGATTTGATGACCAAACCGGGTTTAATTAATCTTGATTTTGCTGATGTCCGCATGGTCATGAATGAAATGGGTAAAGCTATGATGGGAACGGGTGAGGCAGATGGCCCTAATCGGGCTCTTGAAGCTGCTGAAGCTGCAATTGCTAATCCACTTCTGGAAGACGACTCTATGCAGGGCGCGAGTGGGGTGCTTATCAATATTACAGGCGGACAAGATATGACGCTATATGAAGTTGATGAAGCCGCTAACCGCATCAAGCGCGAGGTTGCCACAGATGCAAATATTATTATCGGCGCAATTTATGATGATGCCCTTGCCGGGGTTATCCGCGTATCTGTTGTTGCGACAGGGATTGATGCTGATGAAACTGTGCAACGCGGTCCGCGTGTTGTGCCTATGGAACGCCCAGAAGCAACGGTTGCACCAACTCCACAGGAAACTGCCATTACTGAAGATGATGTTTTGGTTGAAGACAATGATGTCGAAATTCTAGAAATTGATGAAGCGTCAGAATCTATGGTCGAGCAAATGGCCGAGGAAGAGCAGGAGACTGCATCCGTACCTACTTTCCTGGTTCCGAAGCCTGAAGAACCAAGAGTTACAAGACATCGTAAACGCTCCAGAGGTTTCCTTGAGCGTGTTTTAGGGGGGCGCAAGAATGATGAGGAAACATCCGTTCTACTAAACCCTAATGAAGAACCTGTGCCAAGTGAGTCTCAGCAGACCACAGCATCTGTTCAAGAAGCGGAACCTGCTGATGCCGGTATAGTGAATAATGCAGATGTGAGTGAGCCGACTGATGCCACGGATATCAACAATCTGTTCGACTCCGTTGTGACCCATGAGGGGCCCAATGAGCGTATGCAGGAACCTCTTGATAATCCTGTGGAAATTGAAGTTGATGATCCGGTTGTGCCGCCTGAGGAAGCAATTCCAACCCCACGCGAAACAGACCAAAGCGGGTTTCAGGTAACAGCTGAACCCACTTATGCTCCTGAGCCGCCAATGGTTCAAACGAGTATGCAACCTAACATGATATCCGGTTACGAAGATGCACAACTGGATATCCCTGCCTTTCTCCGTCGGCAGGATTAA
- the ftsA gene encoding cell division protein FtsA has product MNIPVSPFTAQKDASVYRDTDYRSGVIAALDIGTSKVSCFIAQKIIDDDSGKSGMRIIGVGHQVSKGLRGGVVVDMVAAEKSIRKAIDAAERMANMIVKKVVVGVTSPKLASSSYKISLNLNGFAVNDEHMGQALLFARDKCQSPQVEVLHAIPVSYTVDDSFNVDDPRGLFGEKLIVNAHAITSPVRPVRNLLACIEKCHLKVDTLVATPYASALACLVEDEMELGSLSIDMGGGTTGFTVFHSGAPVFTGSIAVGGNHITADIAQGLGVSLATAERIKTLYGSALSETIENDEQFDVPLIGESGEEGLHKIQRSDISRIIRPRIEETFELLLANLNRSGINKTHCPRAVLTGGGAMLTGARELAQHMIERQVRMGRPIRLSGLPEASAGPAFSSCAGLIAYKKRRSNDMLPATPNLPSFFGKAGKWLKRNF; this is encoded by the coding sequence ATGAATATTCCTGTTTCGCCATTTACAGCTCAAAAAGATGCCAGTGTCTACAGGGACACGGATTACCGGAGTGGTGTAATCGCTGCTTTGGATATTGGCACGAGTAAAGTGAGTTGTTTTATCGCTCAGAAAATTATTGATGATGATAGCGGTAAATCTGGCATGCGGATTATTGGTGTAGGGCATCAGGTGTCTAAGGGTCTGCGTGGTGGTGTTGTTGTAGATATGGTCGCCGCCGAAAAAAGTATTCGTAAAGCGATAGATGCAGCAGAGCGCATGGCGAATATGATTGTCAAAAAAGTTGTGGTCGGTGTTACGTCACCCAAATTGGCAAGTTCATCTTATAAAATCAGTCTCAATCTGAATGGTTTTGCAGTGAATGATGAGCATATGGGGCAGGCCTTGCTTTTTGCCCGCGATAAATGTCAATCCCCCCAGGTTGAAGTGCTTCATGCCATTCCAGTTAGCTACACAGTTGATGACAGTTTTAATGTTGACGATCCGCGAGGGCTTTTTGGCGAAAAACTAATTGTTAATGCCCATGCAATTACGTCACCTGTCAGGCCGGTCAGAAACTTGCTGGCGTGTATTGAGAAATGTCATCTCAAGGTTGATACGCTTGTTGCTACGCCTTATGCGAGTGCTCTTGCCTGTTTGGTTGAAGATGAAATGGAACTTGGTTCTTTGTCAATTGATATGGGCGGCGGTACGACAGGCTTTACAGTATTCCACAGCGGAGCGCCTGTGTTTACAGGTTCTATTGCTGTTGGTGGTAACCATATTACTGCTGATATCGCGCAGGGACTCGGTGTCTCATTGGCGACAGCCGAACGAATCAAAACGCTTTATGGCTCGGCTTTGAGTGAAACGATAGAAAATGACGAACAATTTGATGTGCCTCTGATTGGTGAAAGTGGTGAGGAAGGGCTGCATAAAATTCAACGTTCCGATATTAGTCGTATCATCCGTCCTCGTATTGAGGAAACATTTGAATTGCTACTTGCTAATCTCAACCGAAGCGGGATTAACAAAACTCATTGCCCCAGAGCTGTTCTAACAGGGGGCGGCGCGATGCTCACAGGGGCGCGGGAACTTGCACAACATATGATTGAACGACAAGTTCGCATGGGCCGTCCTATCAGGCTCTCTGGGCTTCCCGAAGCATCTGCCGGACCTGCTTTCTCAAGTTGTGCCGGTCTTATTGCTTATAAAAAGCGGCGGTCAAACGACATGCTTCCAGCCACACCAAACTTACCGTCTTTTTTTGGAAAGGCCGGAAAATGGCTAAAAAGGAATTTTTAA
- a CDS encoding cell division protein FtsQ/DivIB — MSKIKQKLSNLISDMKMWSHNKVIAPILSPLKGSVSYLKNAPILPVIAGALIVAFIVTGLILNGSVQRFGTKFAENVSAMTHKSLEKSGFGLRDVTVEGRYNTKRAELRRVVQARIGESIFKIDLDATRVRIENLPWVKSATVTRVLPDLLHIQIEERKAFALWKHKKGTALIDRTGAIIKTRSLDKYETLPYIRGKKSATTAAQLFDLLSDYPVVRNRMIGAERISDRRWTIYLDHGGAIHLPAENVQNALNLLMDMERDKKVLAMKGRVIDLRLPDRVVLRARPLPITSLYRKRDNT, encoded by the coding sequence ATGTCAAAGATAAAACAAAAACTGTCAAACCTCATAAGTGATATGAAAATGTGGTCTCATAATAAGGTTATTGCGCCGATATTGTCGCCGTTAAAAGGTTCAGTAAGCTATTTGAAAAATGCACCAATCCTTCCGGTTATTGCTGGTGCATTGATTGTTGCTTTTATCGTCACCGGTTTAATATTGAACGGATCAGTTCAAAGATTTGGAACTAAATTCGCTGAGAATGTTTCCGCTATGACCCATAAGTCATTAGAAAAAAGCGGTTTTGGTCTCAGGGATGTGACGGTCGAAGGACGCTATAACACCAAACGCGCCGAGCTTCGTCGTGTTGTGCAAGCACGAATTGGTGAAAGCATTTTTAAAATTGATTTGGATGCGACGCGGGTGCGTATCGAAAATTTACCATGGGTGAAATCGGCCACTGTGACACGCGTTTTACCCGATCTTCTGCATATCCAAATCGAAGAACGTAAAGCCTTTGCATTGTGGAAGCATAAAAAAGGCACAGCTTTGATTGACCGTACAGGGGCTATCATCAAAACGCGTAGTCTCGATAAATATGAAACGCTTCCCTATATTAGAGGTAAAAAGTCCGCAACCACCGCCGCGCAACTTTTTGATTTATTGTCAGATTACCCGGTTGTCAGAAATCGCATGATTGGCGCAGAACGTATTAGTGACCGCCGTTGGACGATTTATCTGGATCATGGTGGAGCTATCCATCTACCAGCAGAAAATGTACAAAATGCGCTTAACCTCTTAATGGATATGGAACGTGATAAAAAGGTTCTCGCCATGAAGGGGCGCGTAATAGATTTACGTTTGCCGGATCGTGTTGTTTTGCGCGCGCGCCCACTGCCCATCACATCGTTGTACAGAAAAAGGGATAATACATGA
- a CDS encoding D-alanine--D-alanine ligase, with translation MTKKHVAVIMGGWSPERDISLISGEGCAKALEASNYQVSKIDAGRNLAEQLQAVKPDVIFNALHGVGGEDGVVQGLFELLEIPYTHSGVMASALAMDKIQAKKIFTEAGLSVAPDMKVFAGDISNHPMTPPYVVKPINQGSSVGIELVKDSTQDIPEILRNSEWPLMVEAFVPGRELSCAIWQGKPSEVMEIRASNEFYDFDAKYTEGGSTHIVPADISADIRAAVQAQTLTAHDALGCKGVTRTDFRLDETDGGYGLIILELNTQPGMTTLSLVPEMVACEGVSYEELVSWMVEDASCQR, from the coding sequence ATGACGAAGAAGCATGTCGCCGTTATTATGGGTGGATGGTCGCCGGAACGCGATATCAGCCTTATTTCAGGTGAAGGGTGCGCCAAAGCTCTTGAAGCATCGAATTATCAGGTCAGTAAAATTGATGCGGGGCGTAATCTCGCTGAGCAATTACAGGCTGTAAAGCCAGATGTTATATTCAATGCTTTACATGGTGTTGGCGGTGAAGATGGGGTTGTTCAGGGTCTCTTTGAATTGCTGGAAATCCCTTACACACATTCAGGCGTGATGGCCTCGGCTTTGGCGATGGATAAAATCCAGGCCAAAAAGATTTTCACTGAAGCGGGATTGTCAGTTGCTCCAGACATGAAAGTTTTTGCAGGAGATATTTCTAATCACCCGATGACACCCCCCTATGTTGTTAAGCCGATTAACCAAGGGTCAAGTGTTGGTATTGAATTGGTGAAGGATTCAACACAGGACATTCCTGAAATCTTAAGAAATTCTGAATGGCCATTAATGGTTGAAGCCTTTGTGCCGGGCAGAGAATTATCTTGTGCAATTTGGCAGGGCAAGCCCTCCGAGGTTATGGAAATTAGAGCCAGTAATGAGTTTTATGACTTTGATGCCAAATATACGGAGGGGGGATCAACTCATATTGTGCCAGCCGATATTTCTGCGGATATTCGCGCGGCTGTACAGGCTCAAACTCTGACAGCGCATGATGCGCTTGGTTGTAAAGGTGTGACCCGCACTGATTTCCGTCTTGATGAAACAGACGGAGGCTATGGATTGATAATCTTGGAGCTGAACACTCAGCCGGGCATGACCACGTTATCTCTGGTGCCAGAAATGGTCGCTTGTGAAGGGGTGAGCTACGAGGAACTGGTTAGCTGGATGGTAGAGGATGCATCATGTCAAAGATAA
- the murB gene encoding UDP-N-acetylmuramate dehydrogenase: MNLALKNTDMLARLPQVRGGYREQADLADVSWFRVGGCADILFSPADEADLQIFLANCPEEIPVTVLGACSNTLVRDGGVPGVVIKLGRPFGDIIIGSDGQVDAGAAVPDLMLSKQVANAELSGLEFFRGIPGTVGGALRMNAGAYGNDTATVLSHAYAYDRNGKRHEIQAHEMGFDYRHCALPQDLIFTAARFQTVPGDKQKILAQMEEISASREDTQPIKTRTGGSTFKNPGGADPEGLKAWKLIDAAGCRGLTQGDAQISELHCNFLINHGNASAADLETLGEVVRQRVKDHSGVTLQWEIKRIGREAM, encoded by the coding sequence ATGAATCTTGCCTTAAAAAATACCGATATGTTGGCGCGCCTTCCACAAGTCCGTGGTGGTTACAGGGAGCAAGCTGACCTGGCGGATGTAAGTTGGTTCCGGGTTGGGGGGTGTGCTGACATTTTGTTTTCTCCTGCCGATGAAGCTGACTTACAAATATTTCTGGCAAACTGCCCCGAAGAAATTCCTGTGACAGTGCTGGGTGCATGCTCGAATACACTTGTGCGCGATGGCGGTGTACCGGGTGTGGTGATTAAGCTCGGCAGACCTTTTGGCGATATTATTATTGGCTCAGATGGTCAGGTGGATGCAGGAGCTGCTGTTCCAGACTTGATGCTGTCCAAGCAGGTTGCTAATGCTGAATTATCCGGTCTGGAATTTTTTCGTGGGATTCCGGGAACTGTCGGTGGTGCACTGCGTATGAATGCCGGTGCGTATGGAAATGACACGGCGACGGTTCTTTCACATGCTTATGCCTATGATAGAAATGGTAAGCGCCATGAAATCCAAGCGCATGAAATGGGTTTCGATTACAGACATTGTGCTCTGCCTCAGGATTTGATTTTCACCGCCGCCCGTTTTCAGACAGTGCCGGGTGATAAGCAGAAGATACTTGCTCAAATGGAAGAGATAAGCGCCTCTCGTGAAGACACCCAGCCGATTAAAACTCGTACAGGCGGGAGCACCTTTAAAAATCCGGGTGGGGCTGATCCTGAAGGTCTCAAGGCGTGGAAGTTGATTGATGCAGCTGGATGTCGCGGTTTGACCCAAGGTGATGCACAGATTTCAGAACTGCACTGCAATTTTTTAATTAATCACGGTAATGCCTCTGCGGCTGATTTGGAAACACTTGGTGAAGTTGTGCGCCAAAGAGTTAAAGATCATTCAGGTGTCACTCTGCAATGGGAAATCAAACGCATTGGCAGGGAGGCGATGTAA
- the murC gene encoding UDP-N-acetylmuramate--L-alanine ligase encodes MPSHPNAIGCVHFVGIGGIGMSGIAEIMHNLGYHVQGSDVSENANVQRLQNMGINIFKGHDASNMADVALLVISSAIKTDENPEVLAARKISIPVIRRSEMLAELMRLKYCLTVAGTHGKTTTTSMVAAVLDGASLDPTVINGGVINAYGTNARLGSGDWIVVEADESDGTFVRLPSTIGIVTNIDPEHLDYYGSFDGLRDAFARYVENIPFYGAALMCIDSQEVQNLMGRISDRRITTYGLSPQADIRADNISVEGQKTLFDVVISERRLNQVREIQGFSLPMLGQHNLQNALAAIAAGLQLGVTDEAIKQALSEFGGVKRRFTLTGEWQGVEVYDDYAHHPVEINAVLESARAAATGKGGRVTAVVQPHRYTRLRDLFEDFCTAFNDADSVIVAPVFPAGEAPIEGVNSEAMVTNMIAKGHRDVRLLDSPENLSSFIADMTSDGDVVICMGAGSITQWANDLPAQLAELKEASK; translated from the coding sequence ATGCCATCTCACCCTAACGCCATTGGTTGTGTCCATTTTGTGGGTATTGGCGGTATTGGAATGTCCGGTATTGCAGAAATTATGCATAATCTTGGGTATCACGTTCAGGGGTCGGATGTCAGTGAGAATGCCAATGTCCAGCGGCTCCAAAATATGGGCATTAACATTTTCAAAGGCCATGATGCATCCAATATGGCGGATGTCGCCTTACTGGTAATTTCCTCTGCCATCAAAACGGATGAAAACCCTGAAGTTCTTGCCGCACGAAAAATAAGTATTCCTGTCATCAGGCGTTCGGAAATGCTGGCAGAACTCATGAGGTTGAAATATTGCCTAACTGTTGCCGGTACGCATGGTAAGACAACGACCACATCTATGGTTGCTGCTGTTCTTGATGGGGCGTCGCTCGACCCGACTGTTATTAATGGTGGCGTCATAAATGCCTATGGCACGAATGCGCGTCTTGGTTCAGGTGATTGGATTGTTGTCGAAGCGGATGAAAGCGACGGTACATTTGTCCGTCTGCCATCGACGATTGGAATTGTGACAAATATCGACCCTGAGCATCTGGATTATTATGGGAGTTTTGACGGCCTGAGAGATGCATTTGCGCGTTATGTAGAAAATATTCCTTTTTACGGGGCTGCTTTGATGTGTATTGACAGTCAGGAAGTTCAGAACCTAATGGGACGCATTTCTGATCGGCGTATTACAACTTATGGCCTGTCACCTCAGGCAGATATTCGCGCTGATAATATCTCGGTAGAGGGTCAGAAGACGTTATTTGATGTTGTGATATCTGAACGACGTCTTAATCAAGTTCGGGAAATTCAAGGTTTCTCTCTTCCGATGCTGGGACAGCATAACCTTCAAAACGCACTGGCTGCCATTGCTGCTGGATTGCAACTTGGGGTCACAGATGAGGCAATCAAGCAGGCACTCAGCGAGTTTGGAGGCGTTAAGAGACGCTTCACCCTTACGGGAGAATGGCAAGGCGTTGAAGTGTATGATGACTACGCCCATCATCCAGTCGAAATTAACGCTGTACTTGAAAGTGCCCGCGCTGCGGCGACGGGGAAGGGCGGGAGAGTCACAGCTGTTGTTCAGCCGCATCGTTACACCCGTTTGCGTGATTTGTTTGAGGATTTCTGCACAGCGTTTAATGATGCTGATAGCGTCATTGTTGCGCCGGTCTTTCCGGCTGGAGAAGCACCGATTGAGGGTGTTAATTCCGAAGCTATGGTCACTAATATGATTGCTAAAGGCCATCGCGATGTGAGGCTTTTAGATAGCCCTGAAAATCTATCAAGCTTTATTGCTGATATGACCAGTGACGGTGATGTGGTGATTTGCATGGGTGCTGGCAGTATTACCCAATGGGCAAATGATCTACCTGCTCAACTGGCTGAATTAAAAGAGGCGAGCAAATGA
- the murG gene encoding undecaprenyldiphospho-muramoylpentapeptide beta-N-acetylglucosaminyltransferase: MTKPTIYLAAGGTGGHLFPAISLARALQKKNFKTIILTDARAMQYASQTEGVDLQLLTSGSIYSGGKVKKLLAPLKILLGVLQAMIIMISNRPVAVIGFGGYPSFPPLLAARLLFCKIAIHEQNAVLGRANRMLSLLGARIAASYAGTRHVPSSSRGSMVVTGNPVRPEVLRYKDSAYSRPNENGAFNLLVFGGSQGASVFSTLLPDALSLLPREKLNRMRLVQQCRKDELASTLQAYGALGIDAELRDFFDDMPRRIMKSHLVISRSGATTISEMAVIGSPSLLVPLPQSIDQDQKTNALQLSNHEAAWVVDQKNLTPIKLAEMIGEFMENPLKLETAARAAKTRAIPQATENLVAFVETYAGYTNGIKISGDAA, translated from the coding sequence ATGACAAAGCCAACAATATATTTGGCTGCTGGTGGTACGGGCGGACATTTATTTCCTGCCATTTCGCTGGCGCGTGCATTACAGAAGAAGAATTTCAAAACTATTATTCTGACCGACGCTCGTGCCATGCAATATGCTAGCCAAACCGAAGGTGTTGACCTGCAACTTCTTACCTCTGGATCGATATATAGTGGCGGCAAAGTAAAAAAACTTTTGGCACCTCTCAAGATTCTTTTGGGTGTGCTTCAGGCCATGATAATTATGATTTCAAACCGGCCAGTGGCAGTCATTGGTTTTGGTGGCTATCCTAGTTTCCCGCCATTATTGGCGGCACGACTTTTATTTTGCAAAATTGCCATTCATGAGCAAAATGCGGTTCTCGGACGTGCAAATAGAATGCTTAGTCTTTTAGGTGCACGTATCGCTGCCTCCTATGCAGGAACACGGCATGTCCCGTCAAGTAGTCGCGGCTCAATGGTGGTGACGGGTAACCCTGTAAGACCGGAAGTTTTGAGATATAAGGACTCTGCTTATTCAAGGCCGAATGAGAATGGGGCTTTTAATTTGCTTGTCTTCGGTGGCAGTCAGGGGGCGAGTGTATTTTCAACGCTTCTTCCTGACGCGTTATCTCTGCTTCCACGCGAAAAATTAAATCGCATGCGACTTGTTCAGCAATGCCGCAAAGACGAACTTGCCTCGACCCTGCAAGCTTATGGTGCTTTGGGTATTGATGCAGAGTTGCGAGATTTCTTTGATGATATGCCGCGCCGGATAATGAAGTCGCATCTCGTCATTTCTCGGTCTGGTGCGACAACCATTAGTGAGATGGCGGTTATTGGAAGCCCGTCATTACTCGTGCCATTGCCGCAATCAATTGATCAAGACCAAAAGACAAATGCATTGCAACTTAGCAACCATGAAGCGGCTTGGGTTGTTGATCAAAAAAACCTCACCCCGATAAAGCTCGCTGAGATGATTGGCGAGTTTATGGAGAATCCTCTCAAGCTTGAAACTGCGGCGCGGGCTGCCAAAACGCGCGCTATACCTCAGGCGACTGAAAACCTTGTTGCTTTCGTTGAGACTTATGCAGGTTACACGAATGGTATAAAAATATCTGGAGATGCCGCATGA